Part of the Hevea brasiliensis isolate MT/VB/25A 57/8 chromosome 16, ASM3005281v1, whole genome shotgun sequence genome is shown below.
ATTAAATTATTCACTGTCCTTTCAATGTTGAGTTTTAGATCTTTGGGTGttaaaaatatagagattttACATATGCAATTGCTTTTCAAGTATTTTTCTTTGTTGCATTTTCAAGTATTTTTCCGCATGCTGGAGTGATGTGACCCAAGAAAGATAACCTCTTACTATAAGCAGAAGAGATGCTAAATAGCATGGAGGTTGTGTGGACCCTTCAATCACATTCTTTACACTATAGTAATTAATGAAGGTTTCATGGACTATATGAGATGGAGACAAAAGAAACACATCAAGTTACTTTTGTTGTGATGTTGAGTCCTTATCAACATtgaattagagatgaaattaatgtTACATTATTAGTTGACTAATGTGTATACTTCCGCCGGTAGTGTTGGTAACTTGGTATGGTCACTAGTCAAGGTGATAGGCTAGCAATGGAGAGTCATTCTTGAGAAGATTCTTACAATATAATAAATACTTCATTTATAGCTAGATAACCATTGAATTCTTAACTTCACCTTTAATTTTGATCTTGGACACCATGATGGCAAGGTGGAGAAAATATTAAATTCATGACGACATTGATCACGTTAGAGATCATGTTTTAGACGTTAATTAACATAAGCACTTGAAAGAAAATTGTCGGTAGACCAATTGGTGTGTCATAAGCCTTGTCTTCATGAGGTTTTTTGGTTTCTTTAATTATTTGTTTATGCCTATTAATAGATAGATACGCAGGTAAAGGAAATCTAGTAATCTACTTCTTTTTTCTTAATCTACATATATAAATAATGGAAGGGAGAGATgtgttttgtttatttttgtcagtatgaggAAAATATTGGAgtggagaatatatatatatatatatatatatatatatatatatatatatatatatatatatataatttgttttttaaaattcaatacaGCTAACATGTATAGTTAAAAGCTATGCAAGTGTCATTAATAATATTCATTTGAATAATTAATTgcttttattttctctcattttttaaaGACGAATATTCTTCCCATagttatccaaacttttatttcGTTGCTTTGTATTATTTTATTAGTCACAATCTGTACCTGTTCATAAATTTTTAGTGCTGAAGTAATGTGCATTTAAATCTGTGTGCTATCCTATGCAATACACGTTTTAAAATTTTGGTCAATTCTATTTAGTTGAATTTATCAATTTGAAAGAACACAATTTGATGATTAACTTCTTTATTCTTAGTTTTTGGTCCATTATTTATGTTAACCAAGTTGATTGGGATGGTTAAATTTGATCAAACTTCTTTTCTTTGTCCCCTAAAACTATTCCCCACTTAGATACAATTTCTTTACTTCTTTCATGGTCAAATTTATTATTCATTGGTCTTCTATCATGGTATCAAATATTGAGAGGACTTTGCTCTTAACATCAATGTGACTTTTGTGGTCATTGGTGACGATATATAGGGTAGATAGTGGCcaacctctttgatctttctggtGGTGCTAATAGTGATTTTCCTATTCAATCTTTTCATGTGGGTAACACAGAAACTAGTCTGTACGTATCTCTTCTTTATTTGGTCACTTGTCCTTGTTCCATTGGCCAATACATATTTTTCTACTTCCCATTTTTattctatattttgaaaattgatgCTGCTGTAACCTTTAAAGGTGTCTTCTTTACCCACTTTCTTCTCTTCAGCTCAGTATATCTTGGAAAGCGGCAAGTGTTGGGATTCTTTGCATTTTCTATAGGAATTCTTCTTACAAAAGTAGCAAAAATGAACTTTGtggattttaattgattttttttttcaaatatcctAAAAAAATGGAGGGGACAAAAACAAGAAGTGGTGGCCTAAACCTCAGTGGCAGCACCAACATTAGTGGACTTCCACCTTACCACCAAGATTGGTCAGCTTTTGTTAGCTATGTTGTGCTACTCATTACTTGTGCTCTATTTACATTATATCACTAAATCTTTGTCCATTAATCTAACCAACTATTATTTCTTAATCTATGGTGCGCTTCCTACTAAACATTTCTTCCATTTGAAttctcatatataataataatgacaaatatTTGTTTTTGTTTCATTGCCTTTATGGTCCAATGAAGTTCTCGACAAGTGACAGGTGTCCTTTCTTAGAATTTGATTGGCTGAACATTAGTTTAGTGTTGATATATTCTTAAGATATTTTATGAATAATCCCATACTAATATGACTTCCTTAGTAATAATGCAAGTCCACTCTACCAAGCATTGTCTAAACACTTAACCCTTAATTCACTGTTTTATAATTAAAGATTGCAAGAATGTTGTGTTTCATTCTTATATCCTTGCTGATAATTTAATAATgcaaatcaattttaattaaaaaagggGTTGCTTTGCTTCTCCACCTTCCATGTGGTACTATCAGCTAAAAATTTCTTGTTTCGCTTTTGGGTCCCTAATAGTACACTTGAATTATATTGGGGTCCAGCAAAGATAAGGATTTTTCAAATCTTTCTTGCTTTCTTGCTAAATAATCTATGTTTAAATAGTGtttaagtaaacatttacttgcAAATGTGCACAAATTCTCAGGGAATCATATGTaattcaaaattaatttattaacacCCTGTTACTTTGATCTCCTAAAGAAGGCATCACATGTGCATGCATGTGTGGTTCCAAGAAGAAAGCCTGTTTATAATTTTACAGATGTACATGATTCTGTAATATTTTATGCCTTCACCACATGAAAATGcattatatatgtgtgtgtgtatataaaaCTTTCCTTTGCTCTGTCCTCATTCCTGAAGAAATTTAATTCATTCTGGATTGGGGTGGGGGAGGGGGGGAAGGGGGGAGTAGCTTCACAGTACTATAGTTGTGTGTGCCCATTTGCTGTTATGAACTTGCCATTGCACGATTTCTAGGATTTTCATGTTCTTTAATTGTTGATATATAAAGAAAGAAAATTGTCACGAATGCAAATTTTGACCATGACTTGATCTGTATGATATGAATTTCATAGAATGATATTTCAGTTTTTAGGTAGGAACAGAGAGTTTTCTGCTGGGAAGGAGTGTTTTTAATCTCCCTATGGCCAAGAAATTGACGCAATATATACATTTTCTGCTGGGAAATGTTTCATTGCATAATTTAACAGAAATGTTTCACATATAATAGTATTTTAGGTTTGCCGAACTAGCAAATTTTGCGCTATATAGTTTGATTACCATGAGAAATTGAGTATTTGTTATTGTGCATTGAAGTTAAGATTCTCATCTGCAAATAAATTCCATTTTATTCGAGTTCTGTTATTATATGATCAATATTAAGCAAAATGATTCCTTAAAACAGATTTATAATAGCGTCTTGCTTAATTATCTTATGCAGGTGTTTGCCAAATTGATGGTGTAAGCGAAAGAGATAAGCTGAACATAAAGCAATCTCTAATTGCCTCTTACAACAGTGTGTTAGCCCCAAAGGTAAAAGCTGCCTGCATGGAGACCACCATTACTTCAACAAAAGGGACAAGCTTATTTGGAAGCCATTCTTCCAAAGGAAGTAGATGCTGCAACAGAATTGGCTTTGCCACATGGTTCAACCAATTCACCATTCTTCTTCAAAGAAGCCTCAAAGAAAGAAAGCATGAATCATTCAATACTCTTAGAGTCTTCCAAGTAATCACAGCTGCATTATTAGCTGGTCTAATGTGGTGGCACTCAGATTTTCGTGACATTCAGGATCGATTAGGTCTCCTCTTTTTCATGTCAATCTTCTGGGGAGTCTTCCCTTCTTTTAACTCTGTGTTCGCCTTCCCACAAGATAGAGCTATCTTCATGAAGGAAAGAGCCTCGGGTATGTACACTCTTTCTTCTTATTTCATGTCACGAATAGTCGGAGACTTGCCAATGGAGCTCATTCTCCCCACGATTTTTCTTGCCATGGCTTATTGGATGGCTGGATTAAAACCTGAATTGGTTGCTTTTCTCTTGACTCTACTGGTTCTGCTCGGCTACGTGCTCGTCTCTCAGGGGCTTGGCCTTGCCTTAGGAGCCGCTATAATGGATGCTAAGCAAGCTTCTACTATAGTAACAGTAACAATGCTAGCATTTGTTTTAACAGGAGGATTTTATGTGCATAAGGTACCATCTTGTATGGCTTGGATCAAGTACATTTCAACTACATATTACAGCTATAGGCTACTTATTAGTGTCCAGTATGGTGAAGGGaagcaaatttcatcaattttgggTTGCTCCTACCATGGAATTAGTGACAAAGCAAGCTGCAAATTCCTGGAAGAAGATGTTAGAGGACAGATTAGTCCTGGAATTTCTGTTAGTGTCCTAATATTGATGTTTGTGGGGTATAGATTATTGGCTTACCTCGCATTGAGGAGGATCAAAGCTTGATCATTTGTGTTATTTAACCAAAAGGGGTTCTTGTTCTTCTGCAGATATATTATCACAGGACCTCTTCTAACTGTAATTCTTGAAAGGAAGAAACAAATGTAAGAAAGATGGAGCTTCTTCATGCTTGGTGTAGAAGCTAATGGTTCGAGTCTAGGAGCCGCTTTGTTTTTAGTTGGAGAAATGGATTCACActaaatgtaaattaaaaaaaaaaaaaaaatatatatatatatatatatatatatatatatatatatatatattcaagacCGGTTTGCGGCTAGCAAATGTAAAAGATCGAGCCAGCAAGCATAGTCCTTTGCAGTTGTACCATGTTATATCTAATTTTTACTTGCTAATATTGTTCAATGTTTTTCTGCATATTAATCAAAACGACCCTTTAGAGAAACCTCATAAGGGAATTTATGGCTGATGTCAATTCTGCATTTAGAGAAGTTTCTGATCTCACCAACATCATGTTAATTAACTGTAATTCGGGCCATGGCAGACGAGCATTGACTGAAGAGGTAAGTTCACAAAAGTCTCAAACTGCACTCAATCTTCCAAAACGCATGCAAACAGGCTCTGCAAACTACAAAACTGGAATAATGTGAATCACTTAAATTTGATGAATCCGAGTTTAAATTTTTAAGAATGATAGGTTGATTTTCTTTAGAATATATACGATGCTTATATGGTTTTATTTATTACAGACGTTAAAAAGGTGCTTATGCGACTTGCAATTGCAAGAATCACAAATTGCTTCTATTTAGTAAATATTCTAGTGACGAGTAGCTATTTTCCAGATGCTAGAATCAGCTCTATCTCGCATGCTTGAAGGACGCTATGTAGCTGAAACGATTTCAGATTCTTTTGGAACTGACTATCTTGAGGTACATGCCAAATTTTGGGGTCATATACAGATGCTTCTAAGGAAAATGCTCTCTGCAAATACAAATAGATCTTCAACTACTGTCCAACTGACCTCAGAATCTAACAGGCCTGATATTGGAAAGCTCAGGAAGCTCTACAACATGTCCTTGAAGTCTAGAGATTATATTTCAGTCGGTTACATACTATGAACCTTTTTGGTTGTGGACTTAATAATCTGACACTTGCATCTGCAATTTGTGGATTCCATCCTGTAATATTTTCATCGAATACAAAAGGTAATACAGCATTGTGTAATTGAAGACTGCTTGCTGCCTTTTGTTGTAGACTGAGATTATCAAGCTTCTACACCAACCAGTGGACATTGCAAGTTgtattttgcattcatagccagTGGACTGAGGTACTATGCCATCCGAGTTTGTTGTCCAATGTGGCAATTATACAGCAAGCGGTCTTCTGAAATATTGGACATTGCAaggagtattttgcattttgcatTAGTCTTCTATTATATAGCAAGCAGTCTTCAACCAGTGGACTGAGGTAATATTGCATTCTCAAGCTTTAAAACTCAGCCAGTGGACATTATCAAGTTTTTGTTGAGGGGATGGAAAATTGGAAAACTTTAACTGCATTGTTTTTTTACATTTGCTCCAATTGGGCTATTGAAGCTTACAATAGTTATTGAATGATGAAGAGATCTTGTAAAAACACCTTCAAATGGAGAAGCTACATCATCTAATAACATTGTGTCTACATCAAATTCAAAAGCTACATTGTAAGAGAATATATATATCTGATGCTTCAAATGTTAGTCGATTGTTGTTTGCTATGTTTGTTGGAATCTTTATTGGTATGTCTTTATCCAAGAACAATTGAATATTGAAATGAAATTATCAATGGCCACCTTTATTGTTTTTCAATTGTTTAAAAGTTGAGTTTAAATGATAACGAATGAAAACAAGTTTGGAAATAGAGTGTTGATAGAAAATGATAACATTacaatctcaatttaaacaaacaaaAAGGAAATTACAGTGATGTTATCTAAAACTTTAATCATAGATGATGTTCATCAACAAGCAAAAAGATCAACCAAACCAAAATACATCTTCCCCGAATTTCTTTATCATTCTCCTTGACAGATTCTTCATTTCTCCCCTAATATCAAGCTGCTGTTCTCTTGTTGTTTTGTACATTTTCTCTTATGATCCTTGTTTGAGTTTGTATATTTTCATCATCATTATCATCATCTTCATTCGATGCATCAATATTTATGTTGTGATTGGAATCATTGGCTCCATCATCCTAGTTAACAAAATCTAACTTTTAATTCTCAAGACACTTCCATATGCTCCAATCTTAAAACACTTTCCATTGCCATGTCTGCAGCTTCATTAAAGATCTTGTCAATTTCTTTAAACTTTTTATATTCTTTTGTCACATGAGGGTACCCTAAATAAAAGAAAATCTTGTCGTCTACGATATATGTCTTTCCTCCATCTTCTAATCAAGTACCTCTCATTAATTTGGCTTGTATCTTTTAGTGTAATTACCTTCAATATATGAGCACAtaatatcccttttaattcaaatTTCCTGTAGTTGCATCTGAACACAAAGCTTTCTTCATTGTAAAGAATGGTATAAACATGTTCCTTCACATACCAATTATTCATCAAACTTCGTTCCAGAATTTTATACTTTTCAAACCCTGGCTCGATAACTTCTTCATCACCTTCATTACCATCTTTAGTTGTAGCAAGTTGATACACATGGCAATACCACATTCGCTTGATCTCCAACTAAACCTACTTAAAAATGCTTGTAGTGTAGGCCTCTTGAAACTGCCTCTCCATTGAAAATCTGAAATACACTTCACTACTATGTTTTTGAATCTGAAATTAGCAAAGAACTCTTTCTCAACTTTATCATACAATGCTATCTCATATTGCTCAACAAATTGTTTCAAAGCACTAATGAAGTTAACATATCCATCAAAATAGGTATGCATGCGTTCGCTCCTTTGAGTTGATAGCATTCCAGCCCAAAATATGTGGTTGACATAAACTagaatccaaaactttctttcctTATATAACTTCACCAACCATTCATTATCTTCCAGTTTGTACTTCATTGCAAATACATTCCAATTTCCCTCAAACATTTGTTGGAGTTAGACTGTCATATATGACTGCTTTAAACTCTTCTTTTTCCTTGTTATATTCTTCAACACCCCTCAACTTCACAGGAACCTTACACAATATGTGCCATACACAAAACCTATGAATTGTATTAGGCATAACTTCTTTTATTGCACTTTTCATGCTCTCACATTGATCTGTCATTATTGTATGTGGAGGATGACCACCCATTGCTACAAGCCATGTACTAAAAAACCATTTAAAAGTTTTAACATTCTTATGAGAAATAAGTGCACTACCTAATAAAATTGATTGACCCTGATGATTAACTCCAACAATCCTTGCAAATGGCAATCTATAATGATTAACAAGGTATGTTGTATCAACACTTACAACATTACAGAACTCTTCATAAGTTGCTATGCTACGAGGATGTACCCAAAACACATTAGCAAGCCTTTGTTCCTCATCTATATCAATCAAATGAAAAAATTTCTATTTTGTTGTTGCATTCATAAAAACATCCTATTTATGCAATCAACATCTCCATTTGCAAACCTTAAACTTCTTGTTCTGTCAATAAAATCAACAATCCTTTGTTCGACAACTTAACTTCTCAAGCTCCCCAACTTGTACTTCTAAGAGTCTAACACATTTGTTTGGCCTTATGCCAATAATGTCATGGACTTCAAGCTTTCTTTTCATACTTGACATGAACCTAGCCATATTGAGGTCCAAATCATGATTATGTCGAGTTTCCAATTTTGTCACTTGCCAAAGACCAATACTTCTTAAAAATGCGCTTAAGCATGTAGGGCAATTTATTCTCTTTGATGCCCACTTTGCATATGATTTTCTCCCCTTATCACAACTAATAGTGTGATATTTGCCCACATTGCAATTGCCTTTCGAAGCAGACTTCTTAGCCATATTAAAGCCTTTCTTCTTAGCATAAGAAAGGTAAGACTCAAATAGAATGTCAATGCCAGCATAATACATACCAACTCTTGGTCCTCGATCACACCCTACTAGCTCATTCTGTTGATTGCCATCAATTATAATAATCGGATTGCCATTGCCATCACCATATTCCCCTACCTCAAATTCCTCTACTCCATTTTTATAATATTCCTCTTGCACATCCTTTGCTTTATCATTTTTTCGAAATGCTTCTTCTATTATCTCAATTGGATAGCCATTTTCATATTCAATAGAATGATTCCCTTCCACTTCATCAATGTGCTCAAATTCACCATAACTCATCTCAGTTTCATTGCCACCTTCATCTTCATCTTCGCTCATCTGTCCAAAAATCTGCCATCTTCAACTCTACTATTATCCCTTTGGTCAGTTTGATCTCCAGATCTTCTATTATTTCTTTGGCCAATTCGATCTTCAATTGATGGAGGATGAAGAAAACAAACTTGAGATATAGTTgaagaaaattaaatattttattcaaaatgcAAAGAGAAAATAGAAGTGTATAGaagaaatttaatattttttttaatctacAACAATTCATTTAATAggttaattggaaatgaaaacatAATGTATTGTCCTTTGCTCTAAAAATGAAAATCAATAAAGGTAATTAAAGGAAAAGTGTAACGGAAGAGGGAGAGAGTACAATAGAGGGGTAAAAAATTTTAACTTTACCTCTAAAAAGGATGAAGGGTGTTAAAAGTATTTAATATTATCAAGAACTCATTAACACACATTAATTATGAATAATTTAAGACTTATAGCATCACCCTTTTACTAATTCTAATTATTAATTCTTGTTTTTTAACAACATTGTAATTATCAATTGGAATACATCAAATGGAAGGAAGAAATGAGTAAAAGACAAAAAGAACCCTGCCAGTGGGAGAGCTAGTGCACTAGCGACAAGCAGAGCAGGCCAACCTCGGGGATCAAAACGCGGCGTTTCCAACAAAAATGGCTCCCCGTAAATGTAATATGCCACGGAGAACTATGTATTCATCACTACCCAAAAAACCCAAACACGATTCGATTCAATTCCATATGTGGAGAAACAGAAACTCTTCGTCTTCTTCTTCATCGTCGGTGCTCTTCCTGTTGCTCGCTATCCTTCTGATCAAAATGGCGGAATCTACTCCTCCTGCCGCTGTTGACTCGTCTAATGCAGCGGTTCATATTGTTTACACTGAGAGGCCCCAGGATGAGGAGCCTGAGGCCTACCATATCCGAACCCTATCCACCGTTCTCGGCAGGTAAATTCTTAATCTATTAATCAATCGGTTGATTTGGTAATTGAGGTATCAAATGTTCCATTAGCATGCTTTTTCTccactgcacctctcttttgtaACGATACTCAATTGAGGTTTCAATCAATTGCTCGTTTCCTCTTTTCTTCCTTTTGCTTTCAATCACAAATCAAAACCAATGTGCAGCTTTATATGCTTGGAATATCTTCGATGAAGTTTACATCCACGCCTAACTTAAACagcaaagttttcttttcttcccGTTCTTAATTATCTATGCGGCAATTTCTTCCCGTTCAGGAAATTCTTAGCTAAAATCACCTGGGTTACATCCTCGACGCatgcagctttttttttttttttttttttttttttctaactccATTGTTGTTAATTCGAACCAAATTCAATGCAGAGCTTAAAAATCAATGATCCATGTTTGCCAAGATAATTTCTCTTGCATGCATGCAACAAATACTTTAGTTAATTTTACTGCATTTTCAGAGGCAAAACCATTAATTTATAGATTATATGTTTCTAATCTGCCGTCTCGTTGAGTTTGGATCCATGCAAATTCCAAGCTTCAGATTTTAATAGACTATCGAATCAAATGTTCTATTATGTGTCCGTTTGATTtgtttttgaattgaattgaagtgatGAGGCTGCAAGGGAGGCTTTGGTTTACAGCTACAAGACGGCTGCGAGTGGATTCTCAGCCAAGCTCACGCCTGAGCAGGTTGAGCAAATCTCAAGTAAGTCCCTTTATCTTTTTCACCCTTCAGTTTCCTCCTTTTTTCAGCTTCGTTTTGCCTGATTATTTCAGTGTATTTGATTGGCATTTTTGGTGAATTATAACTGACGATCGAGCCATGATTACgaaattgttatcattttaagcGAATCCCTTATGATATGTattatttatttgtttgtttgtttATTTTTATAACCATGGTTTTTATCTTTACCCTTCTTTCCTTCCATATGTCCTCTCCCTCCCtctgtttctttctcttccccaaatctcttctctctttctttatcACTTTCAATTCCAACATATTCAAATATCCAAGCAAAACCGGTTTTCAGTAGACTTGCCATTTAATTAAACATGAGAAAATCCACACCTGAAAATTTCTCTCTCAATTTGTGTCTACCGGTCAACATCGCTTGGGTACCATTTGATGGGCAAATCATCAGCTTACTGGGTGTTTGCTTTATCAACATCACTTGTTTGATGAAAGTTCTCTGAGAGAGAGAAGCACTAGTAATATAATATAATGAATTGGTCAAGACCCACTACCATCATCTGTAGAAGATAGAAGGGTCTATGGGGGCTAAAACACACTTTTCAAGCGGTGATTAGCGCTCACATTCTTCGTTTTTATTGTGAGGGAACATGGGAAGATTCTTGATTGCTCAAATGGTTGCCGGTTCCGAGCCATATTCAACTTCAATGATTCCAATTCTGATACTGATGGCTACTCTTTCTTCAAGAAGCCATCTAGGTTTTACTGTGATTGGCGTGACATCATTTATTTCTTCGGTTAATAAATGACTTTGGATTTGATCTGGGATCTACCTTCTTCGAGTTTCAAGAGTAAAGTAATTCCGATCCTTATAACCCCAAATTCCTagcaagctctccaatccctatTTGAGAGGGAATCTCCATTCTTGAACGTGAGTCTACTGCTGTAGCCAAAATCTAGGAGCAAATGGGGAATGCCTTGGCAAAGACTTCCCCTGTGATAATGCAGGCAGTGGCCCCTGTGAGGTTGATTTTGGATGCCATCGATGAGTTTGAGTAATAAAATTGAGAAGTTTGGGGTCACTGACAAGCGGGAACCCAAACTGCATAATCtgtgtccaaattctgcctaaatattttgattatattcaattttctctttatacGTTCCTCTCTTGCAAACTGTACGTCTTATgtatttgattttattaaaaattgGGAACATTTCATATTGAAAATTTTCCAACTTCCCTCTTTTACTGTGAAAAAAAATAACTGAATGGTAtatctttgtgctttcaattctaGAGCAA
Proteins encoded:
- the LOC110635278 gene encoding ABC transporter G family member 25-like, with translation MPMLDAVESSTNGDSLDGPDQSTDSPPDARDLPSLMLSSCYPITLRFFDVCYRMKIEKRHKGGGSSNIRRILGHGPTQSNQTPTAMVQERMILNGITGMVSPGEILAILGPSGSGKSTLLNALAGRLQGRGFTGTVVANNKKLSKQTSKRTGFVTQDDILYPHLTVRETLIFCSLLRLPKSLSKKEKTSVVESVISELGLKKCENTIIGNSFIRGVSGGERKRVNIAHEMLINPSLLILDEPTSGLDSTAAHRLVLTLGSLAQKGKTIVTSMHQPSSRVYQMFNSVLVLSEGRCLYFGKGSEAMAYFESVGFSLSFPMNPADFLLDLANGVCQIDGVSERDKLNIKQSLIASYNSVLAPKVKAACMETTITSTKGTSLFGSHSSKGSRCCNRIGFATWFNQFTILLQRSLKERKHESFNTLRVFQVITAALLAGLMWWHSDFRDIQDRLGLLFFMSIFWGVFPSFNSVFAFPQDRAIFMKERASGMYTLSSYFMSRIVGDLPMELILPTIFLAMAYWMAGLKPELVAFLLTLLVLLGYVLVSQGLGLALGAAIMDAKQASTIVTVTMLAFVLTGGFYVHKVPSCMAWIKYISTTYYSYRLLISVQYGEGKQISSILGCSYHGISDKASCKFLEEDVRGQISPGISVSVLILMFVGYRLLAYLALRRIKA
- the LOC131174632 gene encoding protein FAR1-RELATED SEQUENCE 5-like produces the protein MSEDEDEGGNETEMSYGEFEHIDEVEGNHSIEYENGYPIEIIEEAFRKNDKAKDVQEEYYKNGVEEFEVGEYGDGNGNPIIIIDGNQQNELVGCDRGPRVGMYYAGIDILFESYLSYAKKKGFNMAKKSASKGNCNVGKYHTISCDKGRKSYAKWASKRINCPTCLSAFLRSIGLWQVTKLETRHNHDLDLNMARFMSSMKRKLEVHDIIGIRPNKCVRLLEVQVGELEKLSCRTKDYEEQRLANVFWVHPRSIATYEEFCNVVSVDTTYLVNHYRLPFARIVGVNHQAMGGHPPHTIMTDQCESMKSAIKEVMPNTIHRFCVWHILCKVPVKLRGVEEYNKEKEEFKAVIYDSLTPTNV
- the LOC110635286 gene encoding subtilisin-like protease SBT3.4, which codes for MAPRKCNMPRRTMYSSLPKKPKHDSIQFHMWRNRNSSSSSSSSVLFLLLAILLIKMAESTPPAAVDSSNAAVHIVYTERPQDEEPEAYHIRTLSTVLGSDEAAREALVYSYKTAASGFSAKLTPEQVEQISKQPGVLHVVPSKTVQLHSGPGKLH